In Bacillus sp. SB49, a single window of DNA contains:
- the betB gene encoding betaine-aldehyde dehydrogenase, which translates to MDLKLQMQHYINGKWVGADSEKTRDIINPYNQEVIATVPEGDETEAKEAIAAARAAFDQGDWATTPSTERGAIVRKIAELIERDKEELAYLESLDTGKTVEESRGDMDDIAGVFRYYAEIADKDGGEIIPSPIPNSVSRVVHEPVGVCGQITPWNYPLLQASWKLAPALVTGNTLVMKPSEITPLTTIKTFQLMEEAGVPAGVVNLVLGAGDTIGAELSSSEDVDLISFTGGIVTGKKIMQAASSNVKKLALELGGKNPNIIFADADFELAVDQALNGVFFHAGQICSAGTRLIVEESIHDDFVQALVDRVNNFKLGSGFDEDTQMGPLISAEHLAKVEKYVEAGIKEGATLAAGGKRPEDPELQKGFFYLPTIFTDCTTDMTVVQDEAFGPVITVEKFSTEEEAVKLSNDSIYGLAGGVFTNDIVKAERCAAKMRMGTVWINEFNLYFPHAPWGGFKQSGIGRELGKLGLEEYTETKHIFQNLKPEQINWF; encoded by the coding sequence ATGGATCTTAAATTACAAATGCAGCATTATATTAACGGGAAATGGGTAGGCGCGGATTCCGAGAAGACGCGTGACATCATTAACCCATATAACCAGGAAGTAATCGCGACCGTACCGGAAGGCGATGAAACCGAAGCGAAAGAAGCGATCGCAGCAGCGAGAGCAGCGTTCGATCAAGGGGACTGGGCGACTACTCCTTCTACAGAGCGTGGAGCAATCGTACGTAAGATTGCGGAACTTATTGAAAGAGATAAGGAAGAACTTGCTTACCTTGAGTCTCTGGACACAGGTAAAACAGTAGAAGAAAGCCGCGGAGATATGGACGACATCGCAGGCGTGTTCCGTTATTATGCAGAGATTGCAGATAAGGACGGCGGCGAAATCATCCCTTCTCCAATTCCGAACTCTGTCAGCAGAGTCGTACATGAACCAGTCGGTGTTTGTGGTCAAATCACTCCTTGGAACTATCCTCTGTTACAAGCTTCATGGAAACTTGCTCCGGCACTAGTTACCGGAAACACGCTTGTTATGAAGCCGAGTGAGATCACACCACTTACAACGATCAAGACGTTCCAATTGATGGAGGAAGCGGGAGTGCCGGCCGGTGTTGTCAACCTTGTCCTTGGTGCAGGAGACACCATCGGGGCGGAGCTTTCCAGCAGCGAAGACGTTGATCTTATTTCCTTCACAGGCGGAATCGTGACAGGTAAGAAGATCATGCAGGCGGCAAGCTCCAACGTGAAGAAGCTGGCACTTGAGCTTGGCGGTAAGAACCCGAACATCATCTTCGCCGACGCTGATTTCGAATTGGCTGTCGATCAGGCGTTGAACGGCGTATTCTTCCACGCAGGCCAGATCTGCTCTGCAGGTACACGTTTGATCGTGGAAGAAAGCATTCATGATGACTTCGTTCAGGCACTGGTTGACCGTGTGAACAACTTCAAACTCGGCAGCGGATTTGATGAAGATACACAAATGGGGCCGCTGATTTCTGCGGAGCACCTTGCGAAAGTAGAGAAGTATGTAGAAGCAGGAATCAAAGAAGGTGCGACTCTTGCTGCCGGTGGTAAACGTCCGGAAGATCCGGAACTGCAGAAAGGATTCTTCTATCTGCCTACGATCTTCACAGATTGTACGACAGACATGACCGTGGTACAGGACGAAGCATTCGGACCTGTCATCACTGTTGAGAAATTCAGCACAGAAGAAGAAGCTGTGAAACTTTCCAATGATTCTATTTATGGTCTTGCCGGCGGTGTGTTCACGAATGACATCGTAAAAGCCGAGCGCTGTGCTGCTAAGATGCGCATGGGTACGGTTTGGATCAATGAATTCAACCTTTACTTCCCACACGCACCATGGGGTGGATTCAAGCAGTCCGGTATCGGTCGTGAACTTGGTAAACTTGGGCTTGAAGAATACACGGAAACAAAACACATTTTCCAAAACCTTAAACCGGAACAAATCAACTGGTTTTAA
- the betA gene encoding choline dehydrogenase, with translation MTEAYDIVIVGGGSAGSVLGNRLSADGTKNVLVLEAGRSDYNWDLLIQMPAALPFPAGKSLYDWKYESDPEPHMNGRRIKHARGKVLGGSSSINGMIYQRGNPMDYERWGADEGMENWDWKHCLPYFKRLENALGSPDDELRGHDGPIKLERGPAKNPLFQAFFNSAVEAGYNKTPDVNGFRQEGFGPFDKHVYKGQRLSASRAYLHPVMDRENLTVKTRAFVTSIDFDGTKAKGLTYKRNGKMHTVKAGEIVLAGGAINTPQLLQLSGVGDAEHLKSLGIKPVVDLPGVGENLQDHLEVYVQHACPVPVSEQPNLDIKKFPWIGLQWMLGRTGPAATNHFEGGGFVRSNDEVDYPNLMFHFLPVAVRYDGQKAPTDHGFQVHIGPMYSDARGSLKIRSKDPKEHPSMVYNYLSTEQDKREWIEAIRITREIMQQPAMKKYNAGEISPGPTVTSDEEILDWVREDAETALHPSCTAKMGPASDPMAVVDPNTMKVHGLDNVRVVDASAMPYVTNGNIHAPVLMLAEKAADLILGRKPLDPIDADFYRHGVHPADAGTVE, from the coding sequence ATGACAGAAGCATATGATATTGTAATTGTTGGTGGCGGTAGTGCGGGTTCCGTACTGGGTAACCGTCTAAGTGCAGATGGAACTAAAAATGTACTCGTTCTTGAGGCTGGACGCAGTGACTATAACTGGGACCTGTTGATCCAAATGCCAGCTGCCCTGCCGTTCCCTGCAGGTAAGAGCCTTTATGACTGGAAATATGAATCAGATCCTGAACCACACATGAACGGTCGTCGCATCAAGCACGCCCGCGGTAAAGTACTGGGTGGATCCAGCTCCATCAACGGTATGATCTACCAACGTGGTAACCCGATGGACTACGAGCGCTGGGGCGCTGATGAAGGTATGGAGAACTGGGATTGGAAACACTGCCTGCCATACTTCAAACGTCTGGAAAATGCTCTAGGATCACCGGATGATGAACTTCGCGGCCACGACGGTCCAATTAAATTGGAGCGCGGACCAGCTAAAAACCCTCTATTCCAAGCCTTCTTTAACTCAGCTGTAGAAGCTGGTTATAACAAAACTCCAGATGTAAACGGCTTCCGTCAAGAAGGATTCGGACCGTTCGATAAGCACGTGTACAAAGGACAGCGTCTATCTGCTTCCCGCGCTTATCTACACCCTGTAATGGACCGCGAGAACCTTACAGTTAAGACTCGCGCATTCGTTACAAGCATCGACTTCGATGGTACGAAGGCGAAAGGATTGACGTATAAGCGCAACGGTAAGATGCATACGGTCAAAGCAGGAGAAATCGTGCTTGCCGGTGGTGCGATCAATACACCACAACTGCTTCAACTTTCCGGTGTCGGTGATGCGGAACACCTGAAGTCTCTTGGCATTAAGCCGGTCGTAGACCTTCCTGGTGTCGGTGAAAACCTTCAGGACCACTTGGAAGTGTACGTACAGCACGCTTGCCCGGTTCCTGTTTCTGAACAGCCGAACCTTGATATCAAGAAGTTCCCATGGATCGGTCTTCAGTGGATGCTTGGACGCACAGGTCCAGCTGCGACGAACCACTTCGAAGGTGGCGGATTCGTACGTTCCAACGACGAAGTCGACTATCCGAACTTGATGTTCCACTTCCTGCCGGTTGCCGTACGTTACGACGGACAAAAAGCACCGACAGATCACGGTTTCCAAGTCCACATCGGACCAATGTACTCCGATGCACGTGGTTCCTTGAAGATCCGTTCCAAAGATCCGAAAGAACACCCAAGCATGGTGTACAACTACCTTTCTACAGAACAAGATAAGCGTGAGTGGATCGAAGCGATCCGCATCACTCGTGAAATCATGCAGCAACCTGCTATGAAGAAATACAATGCCGGAGAAATCTCTCCAGGACCAACTGTCACATCTGATGAAGAAATCCTGGATTGGGTACGTGAAGATGCGGAAACGGCCCTTCACCCGTCTTGTACGGCGAAAATGGGACCAGCTTCCGATCCGATGGCTGTTGTTGACCCGAACACAATGAAAGTTCACGGTCTTGATAACGTACGCGTTGTCGATGCATCTGCTATGCCTTACGTAACCAACGGTAACATCCACGCTCCAGTATTGATGCTGGCTGAAAAAGCTGCGGACCTTATCCTTGGCCGTAAGCCGCTTGATCCAATCGATGCTGACTTCTATCGTCACGGTGTACACCCTGCCGATGCTGGTACAGTAGAATAA
- a CDS encoding PTS sugar transporter subunit IIB, whose product MKFLAVCGSGLGTSFMVEMNINQILSELGVTGVEVSHSDLSSAAPGDADVFFLAKDIAEGGQHLGEVVVLENIVDMDELRDKVKQIVEEKNLA is encoded by the coding sequence ATGAAATTTTTAGCGGTATGTGGATCAGGTCTGGGAACGAGTTTTATGGTGGAAATGAATATTAATCAAATTTTGAGTGAGCTTGGGGTTACTGGTGTAGAAGTGTCACACTCGGATTTGAGCTCGGCAGCACCCGGAGATGCGGATGTCTTCTTCCTGGCTAAAGATATAGCAGAAGGCGGACAGCATCTTGGAGAAGTTGTCGTTCTGGAGAACATCGTTGATATGGATGAACTGCGTGACAAAGTGAAGCAGATCGTCGAAGAGAAGAACCTGGCATAA
- a CDS encoding metallophosphoesterase family protein, producing MRKTIAVLADIHGNLEALEAVFADMEQHAYVTEIFCLGDLIGIGPHPNEVLACICARENVQVVSGNHEEAVLALIHGEAYPKRSETIRAHHEWVAASLDDAYIPWLTALPRQLTLEREGVNILLQHYHMKETRREFPIWRNPFEPVDYHPTARKLDDFYEEVEGSWDIVCFGHHHPVHLFQTEKRVYLNPGALGCYHKPLARYALIHLGEGQASVELREIPYDKGKVVEALYRLEVPKRDFIVQTFLSSKPPAAYVSSYGGNIEKG from the coding sequence ATGAGGAAAACAATCGCTGTGCTTGCAGATATTCACGGGAATTTGGAGGCGCTGGAGGCTGTATTTGCAGACATGGAGCAGCACGCGTACGTTACGGAAATCTTCTGCCTGGGCGATTTGATCGGCATTGGTCCACATCCGAATGAAGTGCTGGCCTGTATCTGTGCAAGAGAGAACGTCCAGGTCGTAAGTGGAAATCATGAAGAAGCGGTGCTGGCTCTGATCCATGGAGAGGCGTATCCGAAGCGGAGTGAGACCATCAGGGCTCATCACGAATGGGTGGCAGCATCCCTGGATGACGCCTACATCCCTTGGCTGACCGCCCTACCAAGGCAGCTCACGCTGGAACGGGAAGGGGTCAACATCCTTCTTCAGCATTATCATATGAAGGAAACGAGACGGGAATTCCCTATATGGCGGAATCCTTTTGAACCGGTGGACTATCATCCGACCGCCCGGAAGCTGGACGATTTTTATGAGGAGGTGGAAGGCAGCTGGGATATTGTCTGTTTCGGGCATCATCATCCGGTGCATCTTTTTCAAACGGAGAAGCGGGTGTATTTGAATCCGGGGGCTCTTGGTTGTTACCATAAGCCGCTGGCGCGTTACGCACTGATTCATTTGGGGGAAGGGCAGGCGTCGGTCGAGCTAAGAGAAATACCATATGATAAAGGGAAAGTTGTGGAGGCGCTCTACCGTTTAGAAGTGCCGAAGCGGGATTTCATTGTCCAGACGTTTCTAAGCAGCAAGCCGCCTGCGGCCTATGTATCTTCTTATGGTGGGAATATAGAAAAAGGATGA
- a CDS encoding BglG family transcription antiterminator, protein MLDQKTYQFLERIMKYKQITKPEMMLELDLTERRFDYLLEKVNNSLAFVDLPPLQMENQWIVADERVKEFVASGGPLDINGNDLIISEENRPLMIYLYTFIKQEPISGYHFQLLLNVSKNTALADVKKAREWCLEWNVEFVYKRMEGYHLQGAEMDKRRFALYCLDYLLSQPLGREIIDRTLGAWHKEEMVEETTSIMEAFLDRWQTIRLVRSRKVEMVYHLVFMRARSRKDDLLYTSEEKKVLEEEHIYPAAEELAFELFPEGPGEDVYFTAVQLLTSQGEVNSDAHPLLMEMGEKIVAAFEKNTLLPIENKESLIQSLFNHLVPTYYRLMFDIPLINPMKEVIKGEYGELFQFVRRSLKPLAEWTGKQISEAEIGYFTLHFGGYLERDRREKPEDVKALVICSNGVSSSIMLRAQLKEMFPAVQFSRAHTADTIGSVPPSSYDLIFSTVALTSIKPVFLVKPLLSSVEKTHLIQSVREEFPSLHENSVPLEKVMEVIRRNTDIKNEKKLVSELIEIMYFKNTEKRWEKPLLSDLLTKETIHFTNEKLDWRSAISKAAEPLLDTEKIEQRYIDAMIQNVEEIGTYIHIGKGIAIPHARPDAGVKEVGMSFLRTREPVLLLDKPEHSIDLFICLAAIDNEAHLKALAHLTKLLGDNTKLAAIKDAASEEEIMEIIKEGEEL, encoded by the coding sequence TTGCTTGATCAAAAAACCTATCAGTTTCTTGAGAGAATCATGAAGTACAAGCAAATTACGAAGCCTGAAATGATGTTGGAACTGGATTTGACAGAAAGAAGATTCGACTACCTTTTAGAAAAAGTGAATAACAGTCTGGCCTTCGTGGATCTGCCGCCTCTACAAATGGAAAATCAGTGGATCGTCGCGGATGAGCGGGTGAAGGAATTCGTAGCTTCCGGGGGTCCGTTGGATATTAATGGGAACGATCTCATAATTTCAGAGGAGAATCGTCCGCTGATGATCTATCTTTATACGTTCATCAAACAGGAACCGATATCCGGCTACCATTTTCAACTGTTGTTGAATGTAAGTAAAAACACGGCATTAGCCGACGTGAAGAAGGCTCGGGAATGGTGCCTGGAATGGAATGTGGAGTTCGTTTACAAGCGGATGGAGGGGTATCATCTCCAAGGGGCCGAGATGGACAAGCGGCGCTTCGCCCTCTACTGTCTGGATTATTTACTTTCTCAGCCGCTCGGTAGAGAAATCATCGACCGGACTCTGGGTGCCTGGCATAAGGAGGAGATGGTCGAAGAAACGACTTCAATCATGGAAGCGTTTTTAGACCGGTGGCAGACAATCCGGCTTGTGAGGAGCAGGAAGGTGGAGATGGTGTATCATCTCGTGTTCATGCGGGCTCGAAGCAGGAAAGACGACCTTCTCTATACGTCCGAAGAAAAAAAGGTGCTGGAAGAGGAGCATATTTACCCGGCCGCGGAAGAGTTAGCCTTTGAGCTGTTTCCGGAAGGTCCAGGGGAGGATGTTTATTTTACAGCTGTTCAGCTGTTGACCTCACAAGGAGAAGTGAACAGTGATGCGCATCCGCTGCTCATGGAGATGGGAGAGAAAATCGTTGCAGCATTTGAGAAGAATACGCTTCTTCCCATCGAGAATAAAGAGAGCCTGATTCAAAGCCTGTTCAACCACCTTGTCCCGACCTATTACCGCCTTATGTTCGATATTCCGCTGATCAACCCGATGAAAGAAGTGATCAAGGGGGAGTATGGAGAGCTGTTCCAGTTTGTGAGAAGGTCGCTGAAGCCTCTGGCGGAATGGACCGGTAAACAAATCAGCGAAGCGGAAATCGGATATTTCACTCTCCATTTCGGAGGCTATCTGGAGAGGGACAGACGAGAGAAGCCGGAGGATGTCAAGGCGTTAGTCATCTGCTCCAACGGGGTTAGTTCCTCGATCATGCTGCGGGCGCAGCTGAAGGAGATGTTTCCGGCTGTTCAATTCTCCCGGGCTCATACAGCCGACACCATTGGGAGCGTTCCGCCATCCAGTTATGATTTGATTTTCTCCACGGTGGCGTTGACCTCCATCAAGCCTGTGTTCCTCGTCAAGCCGCTGTTGTCATCGGTGGAGAAGACTCATTTGATCCAGTCGGTAAGGGAAGAGTTTCCTTCGCTGCACGAGAACAGCGTGCCTTTGGAAAAGGTGATGGAAGTCATCCGAAGGAATACGGATATCAAGAATGAGAAGAAATTGGTCTCCGAATTAATAGAAATTATGTACTTCAAAAATACCGAGAAAAGGTGGGAGAAGCCATTGCTTTCTGATCTATTAACGAAAGAAACGATCCATTTTACAAATGAAAAACTGGATTGGCGTTCAGCCATCTCCAAGGCGGCAGAGCCGCTGCTTGATACAGAGAAGATTGAACAGCGATACATCGACGCCATGATTCAGAATGTCGAAGAGATAGGGACTTATATTCACATCGGAAAGGGAATTGCGATTCCCCATGCGAGACCCGATGCGGGAGTGAAAGAAGTGGGTATGTCCTTCCTCCGAACGAGGGAGCCTGTGCTTTTGTTGGATAAGCCGGAGCATTCGATCGATCTGTTCATCTGTCTGGCTGCGATCGATAATGAAGCACACTTGAAGGCGCTGGCGCATTTAACGAAGCTGCTTGGTGATAATACGAAGCTTGCGGCCATCAAGGATGCAGCAAGTGAAGAAGAAATCATGGAGATTATAAAAGAAGGAGAGGAATTATAA
- the cudC gene encoding choline uptake/conversion transcriptional regulator CudC, whose translation MSESKVNPNDKIEEAKDKVIGAIAETMDTYGVTPAAANLYATMYFEDQMTLDEMRTELGMSKPSMSTSVRKLQEIEMVKKTFTRGSRKHTYIAEKNFFRSFMAFYCQMWEREVKTNLAAIAEAQEDFIDVMKDAKSTQDDVAKAKKYYDQLEESKTYYHWLDDLVERIRSGKIFDFLPKEHRE comes from the coding sequence ATGAGTGAATCTAAAGTAAACCCAAATGACAAAATAGAAGAAGCCAAAGATAAAGTCATAGGCGCCATTGCAGAGACGATGGATACGTACGGGGTGACCCCGGCTGCCGCGAACCTTTATGCGACCATGTACTTTGAAGATCAAATGACGCTTGATGAAATGCGTACAGAACTGGGCATGAGCAAACCGAGCATGAGTACCAGCGTCCGCAAACTCCAGGAAATCGAAATGGTCAAAAAAACATTTACACGCGGATCCAGAAAACACACCTATATAGCAGAAAAGAATTTTTTCCGTTCCTTTATGGCGTTTTACTGTCAAATGTGGGAACGGGAAGTGAAAACGAACCTGGCTGCAATAGCAGAAGCACAAGAAGATTTCATCGATGTCATGAAAGACGCCAAAAGCACGCAGGACGATGTGGCGAAAGCAAAGAAATACTACGATCAATTGGAAGAATCAAAAACCTATTACCACTGGCTGGATGACTTGGTCGAGAGGATCAGGAGCGGTAAGATCTTCGATTTCTTACCGAAAGAGCATAGAGAGTAA
- a CDS encoding Nramp family divalent metal transporter gives MVNYGYIAYIGGIAIPNEAEIHKRQTQSKQLQEPPVGWRERIKSLGPALIVAACIVGPGTVTTVSIAGASYGFQAMWILIIACLTAYYFQKPVVKFTIKTKMSAMDGIRLYMGKWWSGTIYFALLLGAIAFQAGNFTGAALALNFFLPSISILTWVAILAVSAIVVSWIGIYRLLENINRVFIGLMVLSFVLTVFLSGPDLGALVTTGFSFQVPDQNYWLVLALIATTLPPNTALGLSAFIKNKYKEEQTLSKAAQLKLAHFDLRTNLSIAAIISISILICAGTAIYGTGTEITSAADMAYQLTPLLGQYAGVLFSLGLWAAGFSSGLFNISVQPALFGQAFGKSEDTRTSTNRALMLIAGITPIVVVMAFGQMPIQLIMGAQALNGLLLPMIVGSIWYICNKPGVLGSHLNTRGQNIMYGIVMLIVCFLTLRVLLSVTELI, from the coding sequence ATGGTTAACTATGGTTACATTGCATACATAGGAGGAATAGCCATTCCAAACGAAGCAGAAATACATAAAAGACAGACGCAATCCAAACAACTCCAAGAACCCCCTGTTGGTTGGAGGGAAAGAATCAAATCGCTCGGTCCTGCCCTCATCGTCGCTGCGTGCATCGTCGGCCCCGGAACGGTTACGACCGTCTCCATCGCCGGAGCAAGCTACGGCTTCCAAGCGATGTGGATTCTTATCATCGCCTGCTTGACGGCCTACTACTTTCAGAAACCGGTCGTTAAGTTCACCATCAAAACGAAAATGTCCGCTATGGACGGGATCCGCCTTTATATGGGGAAATGGTGGTCCGGCACGATTTATTTCGCCCTGCTGCTCGGAGCAATCGCTTTCCAGGCAGGTAACTTCACCGGAGCGGCACTGGCACTGAACTTCTTCCTCCCCTCCATCTCCATCCTGACATGGGTCGCCATTCTTGCCGTCTCCGCCATCGTCGTATCCTGGATCGGCATTTACCGGTTACTCGAAAATATCAACCGTGTCTTCATCGGACTTATGGTCCTTTCCTTTGTTCTGACCGTGTTCCTTTCCGGTCCCGACCTCGGAGCATTGGTCACCACCGGATTCTCCTTCCAGGTTCCGGATCAGAATTACTGGCTCGTGCTGGCGCTGATCGCAACGACCCTGCCACCCAATACCGCTCTCGGGCTGTCCGCATTTATTAAGAACAAATATAAAGAGGAGCAGACCCTTTCCAAAGCAGCACAGCTGAAGCTCGCCCACTTTGACTTACGGACGAACCTCAGCATCGCAGCCATCATCTCGATCTCCATCCTGATCTGTGCAGGGACAGCGATTTACGGCACAGGCACCGAGATCACGAGCGCTGCAGACATGGCTTATCAATTGACCCCCCTTCTCGGTCAATACGCAGGCGTACTATTCTCCTTAGGGTTATGGGCCGCCGGGTTTTCTTCCGGACTTTTCAACATCTCCGTCCAACCCGCCTTATTCGGACAGGCATTCGGAAAATCGGAAGACACAAGAACATCTACGAACCGCGCGCTTATGCTGATTGCGGGCATCACACCGATTGTGGTTGTCATGGCTTTCGGTCAAATGCCGATCCAATTGATTATGGGAGCACAGGCATTGAACGGTCTGCTTCTGCCTATGATTGTCGGTTCGATCTGGTATATCTGCAACAAGCCGGGCGTTTTAGGCAGCCACCTCAATACGCGGGGACAGAACATTATGTACGGGATCGTCATGCTGATCGTCTGCTTCCTTACGCTGCGAGTGCTCTTAAGTGTTACCGAATTGATTTAA
- a CDS encoding right-handed parallel beta-helix repeat-containing protein → MVRRVSRYRASLRQQAEEGPSCMVTDLNYVEIPQPGGREERVFTLPDGTQLVLQRVNIRITGTVTVLLETGTTDSTDFTICESYYLCAPTGTDIEVRAAEAGCRICTVSTSEEGTEVTITIDLCQDVQSVASVVVDLEAGFCNPRQQEVERTCLPPVRPRQCPAVFGEEETDPEPETFPTLQSSCVEIQPQQEENLCIRTNSVYDWIRSRVDAEFTVLFPPVFCLYTVTDTEGDCGGIVVGDTICYPCETPCPQTLQCSNGVCSLLLELTDDGCVTCPPEAVTLPAGFACEVPGLSCIYVVTEADGDCGDLVVGDLICLPCEAACEDILQCSNGDCTLTLSLTDETCTVCPLDAVPLPAGFACEVPVLSCVYEVTEVEGDCAEIVVGDVLCFPCEEPCEEVLQCTNGVCTLVLNRTEETCVFCPPNAVTLPEGFFCGVPSCVYAVGLIEGDCGGLEEGDLICFPCEEPCAETLICGSQTCSLTLNRTSEECVPCPVDAVPLPAGITCSIQAGRIYNVNQQTFYDLIAVAVADANDGDTLIVTPGTYTQTAALTIDKPLTIRGFSAGSTLVDFPAPFTAETAVFLQADAITLENLSFTRTFSDVAPDETLIRIPAQGVGDYYSGIVIRDSNLTGGERTLIVNVDDFTLENNTITHTGDEQSLEIRGALGTTTISGNSFIGGATSLAAIRFQPNTPTDEFSGTFLVDDNTMERHSQFVFFENSAFTNVSIFVRRNTINHLDRAGSSIIFYPFNFPGIDTILIEENNITNPNTQRLAVYVDYRDGGTTAPTAGQIQVVRNTLAVALPWGRAFDTVSPDAPVGFTTIGIPFGMSLTAFDLVDNTIIPI, encoded by the coding sequence ATGGTACGAAGAGTAAGCCGATACAGGGCGTCCCTGCGGCAGCAAGCGGAGGAAGGACCTTCCTGTATGGTGACTGATTTGAATTATGTAGAAATCCCCCAGCCCGGCGGAAGAGAAGAAAGAGTGTTCACACTCCCGGATGGCACCCAGCTGGTCCTTCAACGCGTAAACATACGCATCACAGGGACCGTGACCGTCCTTTTGGAAACGGGAACGACGGATTCTACCGACTTTACGATTTGTGAAAGCTACTACTTGTGTGCGCCTACAGGAACCGACATTGAAGTCCGGGCCGCAGAAGCAGGCTGCCGGATTTGTACGGTTTCGACAAGCGAGGAAGGAACAGAGGTGACCATCACCATCGATCTCTGCCAGGATGTGCAGTCCGTCGCTTCTGTCGTTGTAGACTTAGAGGCAGGTTTCTGCAATCCGAGACAGCAGGAAGTGGAGCGCACGTGCCTCCCCCCTGTCCGTCCAAGGCAGTGCCCTGCCGTCTTCGGCGAAGAAGAGACGGATCCGGAACCAGAAACGTTTCCGACCCTTCAGTCGAGCTGCGTGGAAATACAACCTCAACAGGAGGAGAACCTCTGCATCCGCACGAACAGCGTTTATGATTGGATCAGAAGCAGAGTGGACGCGGAATTCACCGTCCTCTTCCCGCCGGTGTTCTGCCTTTATACCGTGACAGATACGGAAGGGGATTGTGGAGGAATCGTCGTCGGGGACACCATCTGTTATCCATGTGAAACCCCTTGTCCCCAAACGCTGCAATGCTCGAACGGTGTTTGCTCCCTGCTGCTTGAACTGACCGATGACGGATGTGTGACTTGTCCACCGGAAGCTGTAACCCTCCCGGCAGGATTCGCTTGTGAAGTACCCGGCCTTTCGTGTATTTATGTAGTGACAGAAGCGGACGGCGATTGCGGAGACCTTGTTGTCGGGGATTTGATCTGCCTGCCATGCGAGGCAGCCTGCGAGGATATCCTGCAATGCTCGAACGGGGATTGCACACTGACCTTATCCTTAACAGACGAAACATGTACCGTCTGCCCACTGGATGCCGTCCCGCTTCCTGCAGGGTTCGCATGTGAAGTACCTGTCCTTTCCTGCGTCTATGAAGTGACAGAGGTCGAAGGAGACTGCGCAGAAATCGTGGTCGGAGACGTACTTTGTTTCCCTTGTGAGGAGCCGTGTGAGGAAGTATTGCAGTGTACCAACGGCGTTTGCACGCTTGTACTGAATAGAACGGAGGAAACATGTGTATTCTGCCCTCCTAATGCAGTGACCCTACCCGAAGGCTTCTTCTGCGGCGTACCTTCCTGCGTGTATGCGGTCGGACTTATCGAAGGGGATTGCGGAGGTCTGGAAGAAGGCGATTTAATTTGCTTCCCTTGTGAGGAACCTTGTGCAGAAACACTGATTTGCGGAAGCCAAACGTGCAGCCTCACATTGAATAGGACATCCGAAGAATGTGTACCTTGCCCGGTGGACGCTGTGCCTCTCCCTGCAGGAATTACCTGCAGCATTCAAGCAGGCCGCATTTACAATGTGAATCAACAGACGTTCTATGACTTGATCGCCGTCGCCGTTGCAGATGCGAACGACGGAGATACGTTGATCGTTACACCTGGAACCTACACCCAGACGGCTGCGCTTACCATTGATAAACCGTTGACCATCCGCGGCTTTTCCGCAGGCAGTACGCTCGTAGACTTCCCAGCACCCTTTACCGCTGAAACAGCCGTTTTCCTGCAGGCAGATGCGATTACACTGGAGAACCTCAGCTTCACTCGAACGTTCAGCGATGTGGCTCCTGATGAAACGTTAATCCGAATTCCTGCGCAAGGCGTTGGCGACTATTACAGCGGCATTGTCATCCGGGATTCCAACTTGACCGGCGGGGAACGGACGCTGATCGTAAACGTCGATGATTTCACGTTGGAGAACAATACCATCACCCACACAGGTGATGAGCAGTCCCTGGAAATACGTGGAGCGTTGGGTACTACGACAATCTCAGGGAACTCCTTCATCGGTGGAGCGACGAGTCTTGCCGCTATCCGCTTCCAGCCGAATACTCCGACGGATGAGTTCAGCGGAACCTTTTTAGTGGATGATAACACCATGGAGCGGCACAGCCAGTTCGTCTTCTTTGAAAACTCGGCTTTTACCAACGTTTCTATCTTTGTCCGCAGAAATACGATTAACCACCTGGACCGCGCGGGAAGCTCCATCATTTTCTATCCATTCAACTTCCCGGGTATTGATACGATTCTTATTGAAGAAAATAACATTACTAATCCGAACACCCAACGTTTAGCCGTGTATGTCGACTATAGGGATGGAGGTACCACTGCTCCTACCGCAGGACAGATTCAAGTGGTACGTAATACGTTGGCAGTCGCCTTGCCGTGGGGAAGAGCCTTCGATACCGTTTCTCCCGATGCGCCTGTTGGTTTCACTACCATCGGCATCCCATTCGGAATGTCGCTCACAGCCTTTGATTTAGTTGATAATACCATTATTCCTATTTAA